The sequence below is a genomic window from candidate division KSB1 bacterium.
ATGAGTCGTAGAAAGAAAACGAGGTTTTTAATGAATCCATAACGCCGACATTATTCCTCCTTCATTCAGCAATCTTATATTGGAAACGAACAATGAATTGGTGAAAAATTTTTCGGAGAAGAACATGTTTAAAACCACTCAACCCGTTGCTGCGCAAAACCCCGCTCCGAAGCCCGTCCCTTCCGAATGGGTATCACTGGCCGGCGTCTGTCATGTCTTTGCCTTTCGGCCTCAGAGATTTGTTAATCAGACGCAACCCGAGGCGATTCCTGACGCAGACGCCGAGACCCTTCATGAGTTTCTCAAAGAAATACTTTTGTTTTAGTTAACGAACCGCTGTCTCCACCGAAAAGAGGAACTCGATTATGATTTTCATGAATAAAATCAATCCGGCAACCGTCTTGCTGGTCGATGCCGATGCGGATGAGGCGCGCCGCAGCAAAAACGAGCTTGAAGCGCAGGGCTACCGCGTCATTTGCGCGGGCTCCGGCGAACAGGCCTTTGCGGCGTTCGAGCGCGAAAAAATCGATGCGGTCGTCGTCGCCGCGCTTTTGCCGGACATGCACGTGTTGGATCTCATCGACGACATCGCCGCCAAGCGTGATCGCAATGTTCGCATCATCGTCAACGATGCCGGTCCGAATTACAGGCACGATTTTCGTTATTGGGCCGCCGATGCGATTGTCGACCGATCATCTTATTCGCAAAGACTGTTCAACTATGTTGCGACACAGTTGTGATCATTCGACCACCTCCCCCAATCGGTTATCACAGCTTTGCCTGTCAACTTTACAGGAGGATATCATGTTCGTTCAAAAATTTTTTCG
It includes:
- a CDS encoding response regulator; its protein translation is MIFMNKINPATVLLVDADADEARRSKNELEAQGYRVICAGSGEQAFAAFEREKIDAVVVAALLPDMHVLDLIDDIAAKRDRNVRIIVNDAGPNYRHDFRYWAADAIVDRSSYSQRLFNYVATQL